DNA from Fusarium musae strain F31 chromosome 7, whole genome shotgun sequence:
ATGACCAGGAGATTTGAGAACAGCTCATCTCCGCAGTGGCTGACCATACTCTTCACCGACTGGACATTATGCACACATATGCATATAGCGTCCAGCCCATCGGGATGCCGTGCTACTGTTACTTGGCATAGCGTATAGGCAACCACCTCTAAAGAGAAACCTGAAGCAGTTCGCCAATGTCGATAGCCTCATGGTATGTCATGACCCGGATTGGAGAGGACTGCATTGAAACAAGGGTATCACCAGGCTAAGTGACTGGTTCAAAAAGGCTCGCCACAGAATAAGCCTTGAAGATAAGTTGAGGCCCCCAACATGTGCTTGTGCTGTGAGCGCGGCTCACAACTTTCGGGATCCGACAGAACGGTAAGAGGTCAGAGCGGTTATAGAAACGAGGCAAGACGGGATATGGGCTTAGCTAGACGGGCTATAATTTGCAGATAGAGAGACAAGGATGAAGGAGGGATGGGGAGAGGCAAGATCCTGGCGGTGTAGAGAGAGCCTTGTTTGGGTGAGGTTTGAGAGGAAAGGAGCTGTGAGAGGAGAATAGAACTTGGTGACTATGAAACAATACACCGCATTGATGTCACCTTTTGGCTATGACAAGGCGTACTAGCTTTCCACAGAGACTGGACTGAAGATTGCTTGCCTCGACGATGTGCGAGAATTGTATAGGGGGCTCCAACCAACGCAATGCATTTCTCGGTCTACACAGCCAACTGTAATGCATAGCattgtactgtactgtactgtactgtatgtagTGTAGTGTAGTGTTAGCCCACAACTTGATTATAGAGCAGTCTGTTGTATACTGTGTTGTTTCACTGCTTTTTATATACCACAGATGACCTTTCACCTGAAACCTGTGACAGCATCAATCTGTACTCCACGCCTTATACTCATCActccctcttcttttcttcccaGACTGCAAACGCCCTGGCAACCTGCAGCCAACTATCCTGCAGCAGCACTACATCCTCAAGTTAGCCCAAGTGCCTGAAGTTGACAGTCTCAACTCACCGAGAGGTACAATGGCCCAAGGCAGGTTGAAACCAACATAATAGATCCAAAAGTACACAGTCTCCGGGCGGCTGTACGCCACGCCATGCACCCTCGACTCATTCCAGTTGGTCAGGTAATATAACGCAACGCCGTACACATGCGCAGTACAGACGATGACCTGCACGACGTGGCGGCTGTGCCAATCCCTAAGTATGCCTACCACGGCAAGGAATGAGAGGGGTCCCCAGGCGAGCTGTCGAGGCTGTGTAAGCCAGTGAAGCGAGAGAAGCATGCCCAACTTACACATGTGATGGTCTCTACGCTCACGGTGAAGATATCGTGGGTCAGGTAGCGTGAGTCTGATAGAGTGTATTCCTTCCACAGCTGGGCGAAGAGTGTCGACATGCCAGGGAGTTGATAGCGGTAGACAAGATAGTATCCTTGACAAGtaagcaagcaagcatcCTGGCGTTGTGACGGGGTCATTCTCTTTGCCTCACCTTCAAAGGCGACATGCAAGAAACCGCCTGCAATCAACTCCCAGTTAGTctgttcatcttcttcttttgtaCAAGTGCATGACTTGACTTACACAGCGCAAACCAAGCAGCAGCAAACTTATCAATTGGCCGCACAGGCTTTGCATTACGTGTCGTTTGCCAGAGTGTGAGGCCAATCACGGAACCAACGACTGCACCAAAGGTCACTATCAACTCTGCCACCGGTGTGCTGTTGGGAAGATATCCTGGGATAACAGCGTCAACCGGAAAGTATGGATGCTCAAGGTCAGCCATTATTATTGTGCAACTCTGGGATAACCTatgatcatcaacagcaggtAAGAGAGTCGACTAGTAGAACTTATCAGAGACTGAAGACCCTTGAGCTCCAAATAGTGTAAACTCAACGGACTCGTGTAATGAGaatagataggtaggtattgaACAGACGTCTAGACAGGCACACGGCAGTTGTTTGGTGATGGTTTAATTAACCCCTTGTTCATCACGTGATGGCATCAACCACATGTAATTTCATTCTGTCTCTTGAATATGTCaatattaatagagttacGAGGTAGTATCAATCGATATATTGCAGAGTCGTATTTGTAACTGCCAGGGTTGGGCGGCATTTCCATGCGTTTCGACTCAATTCAGACCCGACTTGAACCTTTGCAATCGTAGGTCAACCCCAATATCCCTccgttgatggtgatgatgacaatAATATACAGAAACTTGTAAACAGCACATTCAATCAAGTTCTCAATAATATACATCTCCCTTCATGAGTATCCTGGCCGTCCGTAAGAGTTGCGCAGACTCAATCTTCCCATCTCGAATGACAGTCCCAATGTCAACTTTGCCACTCGGATGCCCTATACAAACCGTCTCCTTGGACTGGCGCCCTATGAGATCAGACGCAAGTGTCCCTTGGAGTTGGGAAGCAGCCCCGAGGCAGAGCGCTAGAGTCAATGGCACAGCCTTGTGTGCCTGGCCCATAGACAAAGCAAGGCACCTGATATCAACGTCTGGCGAACCACTCGAGGGGAACAAAAGGACAATTTTGGGAACACTCTCCGTGTTGGGATCGAGACCCATGAGACTGGCACCCGCTCGACGTATCTCTCCAAGTTTTTCCATGAGTTCGGGGTTTGACTCGACGATAGCTGGTGTGAGAGACAGGTGATCAGCAAGTCCCAAGCTTTCAGTACTGATGAAAACACCAGGATTTCCGACATCAACAAGAGATGCCTTGATATTGATTCCGTCCTGTAGTTGGAGGACATCCACGGGGTTTCCAGTCGGAAGAGCTTTGCCGGTCTTTGCACCAGCAGGATCAATGAAGCTCATGATGACCTTGGATCCTGTTCCTGGGACCCCGTCCATGGCATATTCTCCTTGATGCGTATACTTGAGAGGTTCGCCCTCAACTCGGAACTTTGAAGTCATGACTTTATTAGTGTTTGTATTCAAGAACCGCACAGTGGCCCACTGCAATCCGTTCTCATCCTGCTCAACAGTCTCGGCCTGAGCCTGTGCCGACAGAAGCCCACTATCCCACGCCGCAGGGCCAACCAAGGACGACATGTTACCGCAATTCCCAGCCATATCGAGGCTTCCATCGCGTATTCCAACTTGCACAAATGTGAAATCCACATCCACGTCTTCTCTCGAAGGTGGCCCAAGGATGACGATCTTTGAGGTCGACGAGATGCCAGAACCCATGCCATTGAGCTGGCGCCCGTACGGATCGGGCGAGCCCATTGCCGAAGGGAGTATCTTATGCCATTGAGATTCTGGAGGAAGATCTCTTCGGTGGATGACGAGACCGTTTGATGTTCCGCCACGCGCGAACCATGCAGGGAAGCTTGAGGCTGTAGTTGAGGTAGTCATCAGGCGTGTTTGGGAGAGCCTAACTGAACGGATGATGTGCCGTGATAATGGTTTACAAGATGCCATAATCGCCTTATTCCAGTTgagtaaatatataaaagttgtTTCTATAAGTCGAGAGGATGTTATATAAAGGTTCAGGCTGCCCGGGGATAGCTCGGAGGTCCGAGACTAGAGTTAGAAGAGCGAAAGACGCTGAATGTTTAGTGGTTCATGCGCTGTAATATCACTACATCTATCTATCGACCTTAGCTTACTTCAACTTGGACTTCCAAAAGATCATCAAAACCAAACAGTAATGCTGTCCTGGACCCTTCGTGTATCTGTCTGACTACATGAACTAAACCTGCTATgaaaagaggtaaaagatGATAAAGAGAACGCAAGAACAAGCATCAGCCAACAAACATGGATCCTCGAAGAATGAaccaatctcaatctcgatCTCGATCTCAACGTCGCCGTGATATCAGATATATCAGTCCTTCTCAGTCCAGAATCTCCTCATGACTCGATCAGCATAGTCCTCATCCATCCCCCAATTCTCAACTGCATCCTCAATTCCATCCTCCATACGCTCGATATACTCCTCATGAGGCACGTCCTCCTCcaccctcatctcatcaacatacACCAAGGCTCTCAGTgtctcgtcgtcttccttgTTCGCATTTGCCCACTTGACATCCACCTGGAACTTCTGATAAGCTGATGGAACGCCTTGATATCTGTCTAGGCTCTCTTCGTCTTCCGCCGGAACAAGGTACAGCAGCCCATATACACCCTCCTCGCGCTTCTGCGTTTGTTTCTCCTTGCCTTTTCCCTTTGTGCTCAGCTGGCGGCCGTCTTCAGCTTCTGGcgtctcatcgtcatctgaaTCGATAGGGAGCTGTACGACGTTGGCATAGCCGCGCTCGTTGATGATCCATCTCCAGCCCTTGAGATATGCGAGGCCAACGGGTGTAGAGTATGGGCAGCGCCTACGCATCTGCTTAGTCGAGAGGTTTGATCCGTATGCAAAGTAGAGAACCTCTGAGAGGTTCTCCTGCATGAGCGTCATGGTGCTGTCCTGCGAAGGTTGGCTATCGCCCTGAGAGCTCATGGTTGCTCTGGTTGCTCGTTGGTTGGCTTATATAGCCTCTAGACTAAGCCGGTGTGTTAGTCGAGACTGAGCATGCATCGTCCAGCAGTTTTCAACATACCAATAATAAAAGTGACTGTTCGGCGTAGACTCAGAAAATCAGCGCGAGCTCACGAGATGTCGGCGTGAACTTGTATCGTCTTGGGCATTCTTGTAAGATTAATGGTAGACAACTGAATCGTCTCTGAGCGGCCTGACGCATCGAGGCAAATGGGACTTTGGAATGACGGTTGTGGGTTGTGAATAGGCAGCAAGGCGCTTCAAGCCTCCGCCTCGCACCATCTAATAACAAGAAAACATATGCATTTCGAATTCACTACAACAATCCGAGCAAGCAAATCAAGTCCGTGTCCGTGAAAATTGGAACTTTGGTACAGtcccttgtctttgtctttgtctcttcCTTTGTCACAATCCTTAGGTTGCCTTGTCTCTTGTAATTCTTTAGTCTCTTTTGCCTCATATTACTACTAACTCAGGTACGTGCGCTCATCTTCTCATCTACCAAACTCCTTGTCCCATGTCTAAAGATAAAATCCTGCCTTTCATCCGTCCCAATCCTGATGCAATCCTCTAGTTCTGGTAAAATTAAATCAGAGCGAACGTGGTATCGCAAATCATTCATCACGCATGCGCCGCAcaggcatcatcatcttcttctttgcaaGTTGATAAAAACACATTCTGCTTCTCTCAGGCCTTGTTTGAGATTACCACTTCATTCCACGCCTACTCATGATTTGAGTAAATCCTCCAGATTCAACCCAtcaataaataaataaatagccttgcAGCTTCCGTATCCCATCAATAGCAACATTGAGCACTTCGTAATTCGTTCAGCTTTGGACCCCAATGGAGCCTGGTCACCCGCCCGTATTACAATTATGTGATTGGGATCAGGAAGGGGCTGAGTATCAGCTGGTCCGCGCTAGGTCGTAGGTTGTGGTCAATTTCAAAGGTTTGCGCAAGGAACTCTTTAGCTGCCTCGCTCGCATGTTCAGGGATCGTAGGAGCCGCCTTTCCGCCCCCAATCTTGAAGATAGCTTGCAGCTGACTGCAGTCGGGGAACGGGTGACTACCAGTCATCATCTCCACCACCAAACATCCAAGCGACCAGATATCTGCTTTGCGAGTATACGATGTTTGCTTCACAACTTCAGGAGCCATCCAGAAAACAGATCCTTGCAGTGAAGGGCGgtgcttgttgttgttggcgccGTTTAGAATGTTGGAGgcctccagcttctttgAAATACCGAAATCAGATATCTTGATGGTTCCCTTGTTGTCCACCAGGATGTTGGCTCCCTTGATATCGCGATGGATAATGTCTCGGTTGTGTAGGTATGAAAGGCCGGTCAGAATCTGCCGAACAAAACTGCGAACCAGCGGCTCCGGGAGCGCACCGTACGAGTTGAGTATCGTCTGAACTGATCCACCAGGCACATACTCGAGGAAAATATTGAGATAATCAGCCGAGGAACTGCAACCAAGATATTGCACAATATTAGGATGTCGAAGATCGCGAAGAAGGCTTATTTCTCGCTTGAGTGCTTCGATCATGCCCTTCTTGCGTGTGTCGCCCTGGCTGTTGGCTCCAGGAGCAGGTGTCTCGACCTGCTTCACAGCGAGAAGCTCTCCAGTAACAGCATGGAGAGCCAGGTACACGCTGCCAAACGAACCTTGGCCGATCAGCGCACCCTTCATCCACTTGTCGTCGCCCCAGGACTCTCCGGCCAGGAAGCTTTGTAGCTCCTCGTCTACGTCGTCGCCATCGTTGGTCAATGCCTGGCGAAGCTCCTGGAATGATCCGGAGCCCGTTGAGTTATCACCATCATAGTAGCTGGTGGCCGTGGTGTTGCCCTCGGGGTCAGTGACACTCAAAGCAGCAGAGTCAGAGCCACTCTCAGTAAAAGAGACATAAGACTTGCGGTTGGGCTCAAGAGAAGACTCCTCTTGAAGGGTGTCAAGCACTGATGAGGTTACTGAATCCCGGTTGTAGGCATTCTGAGGAACACGAATGTGAGAGTCCCGGGATTTCACCTTGGCAAGCTGAGAGTTGGCATTAAGCCAAGAATCAGCAATAGTTGGGATGGGAGGCGCATCCTGGACACTAGAGGCAAAGCTGAGGCTGCTAGCAACGCTGAGCCGGCTGTTGACCTTGCTCAAGCGAGTTGACCGTCGCATGGAAAGTCGGGCTGTTCGGTCAATGTCTTCTCTGGTGTGGTCAGGGAAGTACGAGGTGAGATCAGAAGCAATCAACTCGCTGGGAGGTCGAAGACCGCCAAACTGTCGCAAGGCTCCGACACGTCGAGCCGGCCGCGATTCAATCTCTGATGGGGGGCGCTCCAGATCCTTGGCTGCATTGTGTAGATTTCGTTCCCGGTCCTGGTAAGATATTGGCGACAAT
Protein-coding regions in this window:
- a CDS encoding hypothetical protein (EggNog:ENOG41), which translates into the protein MGSPDPYGRQLNGMGSGISSTSKIVILGPPSREDVDVDFTFVQVGIRDGSLDMAGNCGNMSSLVGPAAWDSGLLSAQAQAETVEQDENGLQWATVRFLNTNTNKVMTSKFRVEGEPLKYTHQGEYAMDGVPGTGSKVIMSFIDPAGAKTGKALPTGNPVDVLQLQDGINIKASLVDVGNPGVFISTESLGLADHLSLTPAIVESNPELMEKLGEIRRAGASLMGLDPNTESVPKIVLLFPSSGSPDVDIRCLALSMGQAHKAVPLTLALCLGAASQLQGTLASDLIGRQSKETVCIGHPSGKVDIGTVIRDGKIESAQLLRTARILMKGDVYY